A region of Paenibacillus sp. JNUCC-31 DNA encodes the following proteins:
- a CDS encoding polysaccharide deacetylase family protein produces MFKAKLVKAVMSVALLSTLFTIPILPSANAADASCPNGYVGLTFDDGPSNNTTNVLNALKQAGLRATMFNVGQNAQNNQSLVSAQVAAGMWIGNHSYTHPNMTTLSSSQMSSEITRTQQTIQSITGTSPKLFRPPYGATNATLKSVISQNGLTEVLWNVDSQDWNGATTAQIVAAVNRMQSGDVILMHDQYQTTLQAIPQIAQNLKSRGLCSGMISSSTGRAVAPDGGTTNPPSTGTKVEAENMTKGGQYTGNISSPFNGVVLYANNDLVKYTQYFAIGTHNFSLRGASSNSNMARVDLKIGGQTKGTFYFGGSSPAVYTLNNISHGTGNQEIQLIVTADDGTWDVYLDYLEIN; encoded by the coding sequence ATGTTCAAAGCAAAACTTGTAAAGGCAGTAATGTCTGTTGCGCTCTTAAGTACGTTGTTCACTATCCCGATCCTGCCTTCCGCCAACGCGGCCGATGCCAGTTGTCCAAACGGTTATGTAGGTTTGACTTTCGATGATGGTCCAAGCAACAACACAACAAACGTGCTCAATGCATTGAAGCAGGCGGGCTTGCGTGCAACGATGTTCAATGTGGGACAAAACGCGCAAAACAATCAATCTCTGGTTAGTGCGCAGGTGGCCGCGGGCATGTGGATTGGTAACCATTCCTACACGCATCCTAATATGACAACATTGAGCAGCTCCCAGATGTCTTCGGAAATCACTCGGACACAGCAGACGATCCAGTCGATTACCGGAACTTCACCGAAGCTGTTCAGACCGCCTTACGGCGCAACCAACGCAACCTTGAAATCCGTTATCAGTCAGAACGGTCTTACCGAAGTGCTGTGGAACGTGGATTCCCAGGACTGGAATGGCGCCACCACCGCCCAGATCGTAGCCGCAGTGAACAGGATGCAAAGTGGTGACGTTATTCTGATGCATGATCAATACCAGACGACACTGCAAGCGATTCCGCAGATTGCGCAAAATCTGAAGAGTCGCGGCCTTTGCTCCGGCATGATCTCTTCGAGTACGGGACGGGCGGTTGCCCCTGATGGAGGCACGACTAATCCTCCAAGTACCGGAACAAAAGTGGAAGCCGAGAATATGACCAAAGGCGGCCAGTATACCGGCAATATCAGCTCGCCATTTAACGGAGTTGTTCTGTATGCTAATAACGATTTGGTCAAATACACGCAGTATTTTGCAATCGGCACCCACAATTTTTCACTCCGCGGGGCATCAAGTAATTCCAACATGGCCAGAGTCGATTTGAAGATCGGCGGCCAGACGAAGGGAACCTTTTACTTCGGCGGAAGCAGTCCTGCGGTCTACACCCTTAACAATATCAGTCATGGGACCGGAAACCAGGAGATTCAGCTTATTGTGACAGCGGATGACGGGACATGGGATGTTTACCTCGATTATTTGGAGATAAATTAA
- a CDS encoding GNAT family N-acetyltransferase: MNTLIPSLDLIKEIELSEIEYMTDRMLAIQGRDNNPEGIEIQQFGNAICYYSKTMPWPAFNTVKGLTNNDLELIDAITDFYRQRDRKVQFEVIPSVVDQNFLKRLTDLGMYASGFHSSLIIKPEEKKNHSDHIRIQELEEDQFELYATIHCRGTGLSDDGIPYVAQNNQVLYHRPGWKFYIAYVDDIPAAVSVLFIKNQKASLTFAATLPEFRKQGVHQQLLNRRITEALNKECNLVVGQCSFLSQSHRNMEHVGMKLGYIRTTWSEK; the protein is encoded by the coding sequence GATCGGATGCTTGCTATACAAGGTCGGGACAACAATCCGGAAGGCATTGAGATTCAGCAATTTGGAAATGCCATCTGTTATTACAGTAAGACCATGCCGTGGCCTGCTTTTAATACGGTGAAGGGCTTAACAAATAATGATCTGGAACTCATAGATGCCATCACCGATTTTTATAGACAGCGAGATCGAAAGGTTCAGTTCGAAGTCATTCCATCTGTGGTGGATCAGAACTTCTTGAAACGATTAACCGACTTAGGCATGTATGCATCAGGATTTCATTCATCTCTGATCATCAAACCGGAAGAAAAAAAGAATCACTCAGATCATATCCGAATTCAAGAGCTTGAAGAGGATCAATTCGAGCTATATGCAACCATCCATTGCAGAGGGACCGGTTTGTCGGATGACGGTATCCCTTATGTCGCCCAGAATAATCAAGTTCTTTATCATCGTCCAGGGTGGAAGTTTTACATTGCATATGTCGATGATATCCCAGCAGCGGTAAGTGTTCTGTTTATTAAAAATCAAAAGGCATCCTTAACCTTTGCAGCAACATTACCTGAGTTTAGGAAACAAGGTGTACATCAGCAGCTTTTGAATAGAAGAATAACGGAAGCCTTGAATAAGGAGTGTAATCTGGTGGTAGGGCAATGCTCATTTTTATCTCAAAGCCATCGGAATATGGAGCATGTTGGAATGAAGTTGGGATATATCCGAACAACGTGGTCTGAAAAATAA